ATAAGGGTTTTTTATGCTAATTTATACACCACATTACAAAGACTTATTGGACAATATTCAATAATCTTGGtgggatttttttgttttaggaaTAAGAACTATGAGTCTCATTAAATTTTGGTGGCACTTTCCCATgatttagaaaatccaaaaccGTTTTAATTACACAATCACCAACAGATGGCCAAAAGTGTTGATAAAATCAAAATGCATTCAATTTATGAGATTATTgttctaaaatttcaatttcgCTTCCTGTCTGCcttgtttcttttaaaaaagaaagatttattTTATGTGCTATGTTGGGTTtggattgatatatatatatatatatagatgggttcaagttacacattttttaaaccattggatttaaatagatccaatggtttaaaaaaaaaaaaaaccctcattattacaaatattcttttttggaTCTCATTAATTACCCTCatttattacattttaaatctatttctaaacccaaaaacGTTTGACGTCTGACTTGTctgcagaaagaaaaaaaaaaagccaaacactaaaaatacgccatatatatatagatgaacaCAATGGGGGAAATTATGTATAAAGATTTTCAGTCTTCCTAAACTCGTGGAAATTAAGGTTCACAACAATTACCTTGAGAGGTTTGAATTGGAAGAATCAAATCTTCATTATCTATGTTAACGGAGAAGCATATATCCGAGCTCAACTTGCTTcctttaaaaaatctgaaaaagcTAAATCTAGATATGCCAAACTTAACAGAAAAGTGGCTTCATGACCATCTTTCTGGACTTCCAGTCCTTGAGACCTTAGAGATAACTTCTTGTTATATGCTGAAAAGAATAAAGCTTTCaagtcatcatcatcatcttaaATCATTGGGATTGTCGTCATGTGATAATATGGTAGAAGTCATGGTTGATTCTCCTATATTATGTGGACTCTCATACTATGGCAATACTAGCAATATATCTATTTCATTGAATGCTTCGGATCTGTTAGAAGTTAAGTTCTTATGTGGTTTCGGCTATCGTTCTGGAATGCTGAAAGGATTAAATTCCTCTCAAAGATGGGAAATTTAAAAGTATTCGAATTGAGTAGTTTTTCATTTAAGGTATTTCCTTATTTGATTATATATCTTATTCATAAAGTATTcggcttggtttttttttttttttttttgagaaacagataGTAAcgtttttgggtttagagataggTTTAGAATATAATAAATGAGGGTAATTAATGAGATCATAATaagaatatttgtaataataaaGGTCTTTTTTTAACCGTTGGATTTAAGTAAATCCAAcggtttaaaaaatatgtaattctAAAGAGGTTTATAGAAGGTTTTTGTGTGTATCTTATTAGGGTTTAATTTCTTATGTATAAGTGTAATCGTACTTACTGTATTTTTTGTATGAATTGTTAGGATTTGGCCATGGCTAGGGCGGTGGATTTGTCCAGACCTGGACTGCCACCAGAGAAAGTAGATGGTAGCAAGTCTCTGTACGCGTGTGTCTCTGTTTGCAAAGGCTACCCTTCTTACATTATCTATTCTATCAAATTGAGCCAACTTCTACCATCTGAATACATatctaaatccaaatccaaaggTTGCGGCAGCTCCAGCGACAGTGACAGTGTCACCCTTTGCAGCTTACCCACTTCAACATTAACCCCAATTTCATACCCAACCATCTTCAGTGCCAGTCCAAGTTCCAGTTCCAAGGAACAAGAAGGATGCAATTCATATTCAGAATTGAAATGGAATAGATTCGCAACTCTTGGGGGTAATGGTCTCCCCTACGGTATGAATTGCTGTGTTATGGGCTCCAAAATTATTCTCGCCGGTGGCTTATTCAAGAGTTCTGAATATAGCACTTGGATTTTCACCTTGGAAACCAACCCAGCTCTGGATCCCAAGCCCGAATTCCAGAAcataaacaagaagaagaagaagatgaagaacaaCAACGACAGGAAAAACAACTTTTCTCTGAAACCTCTAAGCGCTGGCAAATCTGACCCCCTATTGGTGGAAATTGAGGGCAGGCTCTATGCCCTCGCTGGCATTCCCCTTATGCCCATTGAGGAGTTACCCAGCCCTACTTTTGAGGTATTTGACCCATCCACCCAACAGTGGTCACCTCTCCCTCCCCCTCCATTTTTCAACCTTAATGAACCTTGCTGTTTTGCCCCATGGCACGACGATGCTCGTGCTTGCTTCGATTATGTAGTGATGGACTCTAGGATCTCTGTTTGTGGTCCTTTTAGTGTGGGATACACCTTCGACATACCCACCAAAAAATGGTTTCACTGTTTATACTTTGGTATGAGTCCGAGTCCATTTCCACTTTTCAAGTTTCAAGAGTTAATCGACGGAGTATTTATCTTGACTTGTGGGAAAAGTGGGTTACATATGATCTCGACGGCCATGATGACGCCGATGTAGATGACACTATAGCAAATCGTTGCAAATTCATTCGCTTCAAAATCCTCAATACTCATCTCTCTGTATACAAGTCAAAGCCatccaaatataaaattttctctgaCTGCATCGGCGCCTATCTCCTGTAACTTGTAAGCCTACTTAACATTCATCCCCTCTTAATTATTCATATGCTTTATTTCGTGCTCCTTTTATATGTTGGATTTTGGAATCCTTCTCTGTCATGGTATGATTTTCGCTCTCCTGTTGATTGTATGCTTATGCTTAATACCTCTTCTGTGCCACTTGCTTCTCTTCTGGTTTTATCCTTTAGTACACCCTTGCTTTTTAAAATGTGCATCGGTTTTGTGACCTTGACTCTCTGTACACTTTAAGCAAGGTAATATTACTGGTAATGACTAGTGAGCAATCTTTTGTTGATGTTGGTGTATTTGaaatgtgtttgtgtgtggttGTAGTGGGCATACTTCTGATAACATAGGGGGAAAAGAGCAAGAATACtatttattgaaacaaataatTTGCTGGAAAATCTGGATTGTGGTTGTTTATAAGTGGTGGGTAGAGAAAATATGTTGGTCATATTATTATTCAAATGTTTCAATCTTggctttcttttttggtggggggtttttattaatttttgtcttttcatttcagatttaatttatttttttatttttttaaaggagttCTTATTGAAGTTTGTCTTGACTTACACCAAACCTTGGATGGGGGAGGTTAACTATCCAGTATCCATTCCAATCACATTAATTAGTATCTTGAACTGATTCTCACTTGGTTCTGCTGTCCTATTCCTAAAACAATATATGGTTAACTGATGAGAGGTCAGTTTTGTGACCCTTGAAGCATGATAATGTTATTGGTATGGATTGTAAATTTGTGATTGTATTGATGTTGAGGTATTGGAAAATTATGCATGCGTCCTTGTGTGGTGATTTGACAGTTAAAATTCCTTAATTTGTGAGGCAGTCTCGTACACTTCTTGCTTTGTGCATGGTGCGACGCCACCTATCAGTAGCATATCAGTGTGCAAGCTTGCTTGATGTGCTGAGGCAAGTACATTTGCGTTCATTCATACTTTCATGCGCTCaacctccctccctccctcccatTTTTCATAATTGGATTTGGAGTTGGTCTTTATGTTGTAATTGTACATAGCTGCGCTATATGCATGTGCTTAGGTTGGTTAGTATTTTGTTTCAAttcttatgttctttttaattGCCAGGAAATCGAGGCATCAAACTAGGCACTAGAAGACTGCTCGAGGCTTATTGAGGAGTTACATTGTTGAGCGTGAGAAAAGCCCCTAACATTGGGGTCACAATTATGCTGGGAACCTGATTACCTACAGTTATGTCCGGATGCAAAAAGTATAGGTCATTGGTTAGGTCCAAGCCATAGTTACTTCCTGTCCTACataaaaattctatatattttgaaaattgaaaattgaaaatctaactgaaaggttgtatgttctttatgttcttaacacacatGTTATGTCAAtcggattttatttattatttgatctataaacttattttttatacataattttaagaGGTCGATTGGAACTCTAAAGCTTAATTATTGTTATGTTTCTAACATCAATTCGCCAAAATCCCATGGAAGTTTCACTGTCTGGTTTCAAAGCTCAATTGAGCTATCTTGAACTGCTAAGGACGCAACAATTATCACAATCATAACCCTCATGTagcaaaaatatttgaaatctcaaagcacaaaatcacaatatcctttttcatttccttcaaaaggaaaaaatgaattCAAGTATTAATGATCCATAAAAACGATTATAAGGACTTGCAACTTAATATATAACAAAAGATTTTATTATACAACAAGCAATTTAACTTATAACAAGCAACATTATGTACACAGTAACGATAGTGACGTTCCTCCAATCGTGTAGTATCAATATTTGGTCGATATGATATGAGACTTTTACATTCTTAAACCTCAGGACCAAAAAGACCTAAATTTCCTCCAACAAACGCAAGTTTTTCAACACAAACCTACTTGTTACCTAACCAACAGATCCCTCAAGCTTCAAACTCATTAGTTGATTCACTTCAGAACCAAACTCGTCAGGAAGCTCATTGAAAACATCCCtgcaaaacccagaaatcatGGCAGCCATGGCTTTCTCATACTCAATTCCCCTCTGCTGAAAGTAAAATAGTTGATCTTCACCAATTTTGGAGGTACTGGCTTCATGTTCAATTCGAGCAGTGGGGTTCTTCACCTGTCAAAACATTTTAGAGTATAAGCCACACATAAGGATGAACAGTTTCAACACATAAGGTGTAAGAAGAACTTCAACAAGATACTGCAAAACATTTATCTTTCATTAATGATTTACCAAGGTGATTCACATCACAGACAATGAGTTTTCTAGCTATCTGAAGCGAACTCTCTAACTAAACAACACCCCCAACCgccactcccccccccccccacccccccccccccccccccccaaaaaaaaaaaaaacacatcctTTCTCTCCCCACCCTGGTCTTCGGATTCAGTTGTGTAAAAGAATAGCAGTAATCATCATATACATTAAAGTTATGGCAGTAGCATTTAGAGTGGACCAATGGAAGTGACATAATTCCATCAATCATTGTCCTACCAAAAACAAGctcaattgtttatttattcatttattttcctctcttctctctAGGATGACGGTAATGATGCCTTCATTGTGTCATGTCCAAAAGACAGATTATAAGAAGCTTTACCATATGATATTGCAATTTTGCAAATAGATAAATAGTTCTGCTCTTTtttaagattattattttttctaattcatgAGCACAGAgaatgggtcttgaacccatgatCTCACTCTCCACCTAAAACTTATGATTTTGTAACAACTCCATCTATTTTAAAGTGTACCACAGTTAAAAGGTCAATAAATACAGAGGACAACTCCTCTGATACAAAAAGCAGCAACATCTCAGAAGGACATAATACCAGAATAAGTTGCAAAAAATGTATTAACTTCCATCTCAAAATATCATACCATCAGATCAGAAACAGTATGTCAGtcccttccttcttttttatttttatttttatttttatttttaatatgtaaGTATCTTCTTGAAGTGCAgcaaatatgaataaaaatggTATGTTTATAAACATGAAGTAGACATGAAACTCAGTAgacattagttttttttaaaaaaaattggtaaatagTAGTCATTTGTGGGAGAATGAAACAAGATAAACAACTGAGAACTGATGTAAATGATTTTTAGAGTTTGGAGATACTCCAAATGTAATATCTATACTAGTATTATATAAAAGGAAGCACTGAATCAGTGCTAAACTTTACTCACTCTCATGtatcatattaaaaaataacatcAAAATCAAAGTAACCTCCAACTCTCTTAATTGGTTTATTGGACATGTAGACAAAGTAACCACCCTATCCCCATGTGATGCATCAAAATCTCTATTGCAATTTCTCTAATGAATTTCACCACCCACAAAAATCTTTCCTGGATATATCAAATCTCCTGATCTCACCATTGGAAAGATTGTGTTCCATACAAAAATCAATCCAATGCTACTTATGAAAACAATCATAAATTCTACTTCATTTTTCTTCCTGAATATCATAAAATGctacttattaaaaaagaaactcCAATTGTTTATCACTGAATATGCAATAACAAAACCTgatacatcaatttttttttgataaataaagaaattgagGTACACCGGGGGTGTACATGGGTAGCATACATCAAATATTTATGAGCAGACACTAAAGATGAGACACCtagaaaaaattgtcaaatcaGTCAAACGGAAAAAATTCCAATTGCACAACTGATAATTGACTCTAGGATCTATTTAGTCCCAGATTTAATTTCTTCAATATTTTACAATAACTTCAACTTGGATGATATCttttttaaggagaaaaagaaaaaatgtccAAATTCATATGCACTTTCAACAAACATTCAGGTTTATGACCCAAAACTGCAGTAGACAATAGACTGACACATGTAATGGGTATGTCTGGTTTGGAGGAAAATATGGAGGAAGGAAAAAGGGGGAGGGAATGAAGTTTTCCCTTGTTTCATATGGAAAACTCATAAATTTCCTATTCTTCCAGTTCTCTATCCCCCAATTTTTCATTCTCACTACCAAACCGACCCATAAGAACTAGATACATTGGGTTAGTAAACCACCTCAGAAACTTCAAACCTTCCATTACCAAATGGAAGGGTTTATACAGGACTACAagaaatataaatgaaaaagaggaagaagatgaaagcaagaagaataaaaaaagaagcaattatACACATCTGTAAAGATTAATAGCTCAGTAACCCTAATTTGCAGACTATTTAATGCTTTTTTGGTAAATTGAAATTagaaattgttgttgttttcagaTAATAAGTCATATACAGAGTTCACTCACTCATCTGTCTCTGCCCTATGACTATGAGGACATGGAGATAATTCTCAGTCCATATCCCTTGCATGAACTTGAAGTAATTATAAAAAGAGAGGAGCAATGAGGCAACTCCAACATTCCAATCATTGAGAATGCCAAAGTCTTAATTGCCTCCACTTCCTCAAACATGAAATGAAACAATGAAATAAAGTACAATACAAGATACAACATCCTGTCCAGATGTAATGAAATCTCTTAAATGCTTAGGTGAAgtcatttttttcctaaatggCTTGTAGTTGCTAGTCATTTATTGTCCCAGAAAACTTCTTTTTATGTACAGAAATGCTTCTATAATTGAAGCAGTTTATGTATACAATAATATCTCTAATCTTTCCCAGAAACCTAATTGACTCGTTGACTATCCAGATAGCTTGGACAGTCAGGTAACCTACACATTAAATGCTTGCCCGCACTGATTTTGTGTACTTTGCAAGACAGCCACCTTTGAAACTAATGTTAACTTAAATCACACCTCTAGGTAGATTCCAAAACAATATTGGCATCTTGTCTTCAACTATGCCCAATTGGCCAACTAGCATGATATAAATGGTGTATGcaactttctttttaaaaaatggaaaattaataaaagaaattataatttttgaaaGAACATCAAAGGGTGTGGCAACCTGTATAAACTGggagaaaaggggggggggggggggggggggcgcatTTAAATTGTATATAGTGAACATATCTAAGGGTAGGTTTCAGTAGGACCACACAGtgataaaaagaaatgcaagtATGACATCCAGTAACCCCATTGGGCTGGGAAGGAAGGAAAGTGGGATCTGAATACAGAATACTCCATATAAAGCTCTTcgaacaaattaaaaaaccaaaataatcagCATGAGTAATCAatcaaaaatactaaaaacagaAATATTAATACAAACAAACTGAAGAAATTACCTGGATGTATGGATATGTATTGGCAGCTGCAGTGTCACCAATAAGCATGGAATCACATTGAGAGGAGTTTCGAGCATTTTCTGCTTTTGACTGAACCTGAACAAGACCCCTATAGCAGTTCCTTGAATGCCCAGCCGATATACCTTTAGAAATAATCCTACTCCTAGTGTTCTTCCCTTTGTGTATCATCTTTGTACCTGTGTCTGCCTGCTGATAATTATTCGTCAAAGCTACTGAATAGAACTCTCCCATGGTATCATCACCCTCCAAAACAACACTCGGATACTTCCAAGTGATGGCAGACCCTGTTTCCACTTGGGTCCAGGATATTTTTGAGCGATCCCCAGCACAAAGGCCTCGCTTtgtaacaaaattataaacccCTCCATTCCCTTCCTCGTCCCCAGCATACCAATTCTGCACCGTGGAGTACTTAATCTGTGCATCCTCAGCACAATGCAACTCCACCACAGCAGCATGAAGCTGGTTTCTATCATATGAAGGCGCAGTACACCCTTCCAAATACTCCACAAAACTCCTGTCATCCGCAACTATTAACGTCCTCTCAAACTGCCCCGTTTCCAATGCATTAATCCGAAAATAAGTCGAAATCTGCATTGGACACTTGGTGTCCTTTGGAATATAACAAAACGAACCATCACTAAACACAGCCGAATTCAACGCTGCATAGTAATTATCTTCACTAGGCACCACCCTCCCCAAATACTTCCTAACCAAATCCGGGTACTCCCTAATAGCCTCTGATATCGAACAAAATATCACACCGGCCTTCTCTAATGTCTTCCTATGTGTCGTGGCAATCGATACACTATCAAGGACGGCATCAACAGCAACATTAGCCAATCGATTCTGCTCATTCAAAGGAACACCCAGTTTATCAAAGTACCTAATGAGTTCCGGGTCGGCCTCTTCGAGGCTATTCAAAGCAGGTTTCTTCTTGGGTGCAGAGTAATAAcaaatatcttgaaaatcaatAAGTGGGTATTGGTTATCAGACCACTGGGGCTCTTTCATCTTCAAAAATTTCTCATAAGCATTCAATCTAAACTCAAGCATCCAATCAGGTTCTTCTTTAAGCGAAGAAATCAATCTAATTGTTTCCTTAGAAAGCCCCTTAGGGATCGAATACGAATCAATATCTATATTAAAACCAAATTTCTTATCGTACTCTATGTTACGAAGAATTTCCTGGATTTTCTCACTAGCACTGGGTGTAGTTGTAGTTGTAGTTGTTGAAATCGAAGACTTACCTGGTgcagaagaagaaagattaGAACTTGTACCTTGACCCGAATACCCGACATCTGCTCGGACCTTGAAGAGCCTTGCAGTTGGGGTTTTGAAGTTTGGGAATTTTGGAATTTGGGGTTTTGGGTGAAACCCTTTTGGGAGATTATGTGAATCGTAGGTGGGTTTTGGAGAAAAGCCAGAAATAGTACCGTTAGCTAAGAGAGAAGCCATGGATGTGGTGTGGTTCGAACAGACGTGAGTGAAAGACATCAAcacaaatagaaagaaaaaaaacttgttttctGTGCTTTATGTTTTCTTGGCCACAAATTCAAGGGGTCTCGTGTGTACAACACAAACCTCAGAGGATGAGAACACGTGGCTgtaatttcatgatttttttttttttttttttggaaggccCTGTAGTTTCCTGATGTTTCTAACAAGACTCAAGACAAGAGTGGTAAGAAAATTTCTTAAGCATATCACAAACAAACTGATCCGCCAATCCCCAAACACATTCATAATtcacttccaagttccaacccTACgcatagacgtggcaaaacgggcgggtcgggtcgggttcgggtcgggtcaatcgggtttgcgggttaaacgggtcacgggtcaaaacagGTCATTTTTaaaacgggtcaatcgggttgcgggtcaaacgggtcgcgGGTTGAGTCGGGTCGTGAGTCGGGTcgagttgacccgtatttttcaaacaatttttttttttttttttgaaatagatgccatctgtcaattgtttatgagttccttaattgtgattagattctcactagtgatattgttaccaattaccactaaacacttgaattgatacccaaatttggtgcaactcctgttccagctttctagaaactaatcttggtataatctttaatctatttaaagtaggaagagaaaataaaggtggcaagtaaaaaataacaaactataatggaatacataacatattaagtaaaaaagaataagtaaatattttataaaaattacacctcaatctaAATCTACTCAACATTGGTAAACGTGGCAAAACgtgcgggtcgggttcgggttcgggttcgggtcgggtcaatcgggtcgcgggtcaatcgggtcgcgggtcaaaacgggtcacgggtcaaaacgggtcatttttaaacgggtcaatcgggttacgggtcaaacgggttgcaggtcaaacgggtcgggtcaaaacgggtctgacccgttttgccatgtctacctACGCAAGTACGTaacccaatttattttttacttcccACGTAAGTACGTAACCCAATTTATGTTTTAACTGATACTAAAATGCCGTTTTAGgcctaatattaattttaatatgagtttatgggttccagttaactcaattgataaagtttCTAATGATTATATAAGAGATTTGATGTTCAATCTCCGACTATACCAAAAATTTATTGGTGTCTTGATATGATAATAAACAGCTATCATCAaaagcggacgccataggttgaaattttctcaattttttttttttaataatacaagTATCAAGCTAAAAACCGGCATCGTTTTAGtaatagtaaaatttgaaataaaatataaataaactctTGAACGACATCATTTTAagctttaattttaattttgaatccTAAGTTAGATTTATTTATAGCTTCACC
This DNA window, taken from Quercus robur chromosome 2, dhQueRobu3.1, whole genome shotgun sequence, encodes the following:
- the LOC126714999 gene encoding uncharacterized protein LOC126714999 is translated as MARAVDLSRPGLPPEKVDGSKSLYACVSVCKGYPSYIIYSIKLSQLLPSEYISKSKSKGCGSSSDSDSVTLCSLPTSTLTPISYPTIFSASPSSSSKEQEGCNSYSELKWNRFATLGGNGLPYGMNCCVMGSKIILAGGLFKSSEYSTWIFTLETNPALDPKPEFQNINKKKKKMKNNNDRKNNFSLKPLSAGKSDPLLVEIEGRLYALAGIPLMPIEELPSPTFEVFDPSTQQWSPLPPPPFFNLNEPCCFAPWHDDARACFDYVVMDSRISVCGPFSVGYTFDIPTKKWFHCLYFGMSPSPFPLFKFQELIDGVFILTCGKSGLHMISTAMMTPM
- the LOC126714998 gene encoding UPF0051 protein ABCI8, chloroplastic; translation: MSFTHVCSNHTTSMASLLANGTISGFSPKPTYDSHNLPKGFHPKPQIPKFPNFKTPTARLFKVRADVGYSGQGTSSNLSSSAPGKSSISTTTTTTTPSASEKIQEILRNIEYDKKFGFNIDIDSYSIPKGLSKETIRLISSLKEEPDWMLEFRLNAYEKFLKMKEPQWSDNQYPLIDFQDICYYSAPKKKPALNSLEEADPELIRYFDKLGVPLNEQNRLANVAVDAVLDSVSIATTHRKTLEKAGVIFCSISEAIREYPDLVRKYLGRVVPSEDNYYAALNSAVFSDGSFCYIPKDTKCPMQISTYFRINALETGQFERTLIVADDRSFVEYLEGCTAPSYDRNQLHAAVVELHCAEDAQIKYSTVQNWYAGDEEGNGGVYNFVTKRGLCAGDRSKISWTQVETGSAITWKYPSVVLEGDDTMGEFYSVALTNNYQQADTGTKMIHKGKNTRSRIISKGISAGHSRNCYRGLVQVQSKAENARNSSQCDSMLIGDTAAANTYPYIQVKNPTARIEHEASTSKIGEDQLFYFQQRGIEYEKAMAAMISGFCRDVFNELPDEFGSEVNQLMSLKLEGSVG